In one window of Amblyomma americanum isolate KBUSLIRL-KWMA chromosome 9, ASM5285725v1, whole genome shotgun sequence DNA:
- the LOC144104578 gene encoding TNF receptor-associated factor 6-like — protein sequence MPAEEDDNGSVSTVQSCRDMAPRDTYTLLGYSRDLDWRPTRFVDPVPSVRVCSLCGLIPEATVQLPCAHILCRPCYDGCLRQGGVCALDEQGFTKEDAEWISLSLDNFMRRKVHCWNDVNGCDVVVEVSKIADHFSNECDFHATSCSKCASTVLHRDVVEHLKSGCLTAFVPGPPVPPGDESPRERMKQNAETRKALIEAVAALEDTKAQKTSLEASLKELKELLSQSFAALATMERSSSDSGSEAGDTSRKRHNSKQRDPNGSCEAKHLREGIAEVLRAWKDYQIRYMTQRANEASEKSQSPSKNRHEWFAMSYASLKEVALRDGKADAPSSPGYFFGYRIEPIIRFKTHGKNVRMHFGLQVLRGEHDEQLLWPFHHNVRLWMMVPSGQASGGCPLEINAEAVGERFYARPADGARGNGPCFSSSSVDLKALESGGFVENDRLRLRFEVLP from the exons ATGCCCGCCGAAGAAGATGACAACGGAAGTGTTTCCACGGTGCAGTCCTGTCG AGACATGGCCCCTCGAGACACCTACACCCTGCTCGGCTACTCCAGGGACCTGGACTGGCGGCCCACGCGGTTCGTGGACCCCGTGCCTTCGGTCCGGGTGTGCAGCCTCTGCGGGCTGATCCCGGAGGCCACGGTGCAGCTGCCTTGCGCCCACATCCTGTGCCGGCCCTGCTACGACGGCTGCCTCCGACAGGGGGGCGTGTGCGCCCTCGACGAACAGGGCTTCACGAAGGAGGACGCCGAGTGGATATCACTGTCGCTCGACAACTTCATGCGAAGGAAG GTCCACTGCTGGAACGACGTGAACGGATGCGACGTGGTCGTCGAGGTCTCCAAAATTGCCGACCACTTCAGCAACGAGTGCGATTTCCACGCTACGTCGTGCTCCAAGTGTGCCTCCACGGTCTTGCACAGGGACGTCGTCGAACACCTTAAGTCCGGATGTCTCACTGCCTTCGTTCCGGGACCGCCTGTACCGCCAGGTGACGAGTCCCCCAGGGAACGCATGAAGCAGAACGCAGAGACTCGGAAAGCGTTGATCGAAGCCGTGGCGGCTCTGGAAGACACGAAAGCACAGAAGACATCACTGGAGGCCAGCCTCAAGGAGCTCAAGGAACTCCTTTCGCAGAGCTTCGCTGCTCTGGCGACCATGGAGAGGAGCTCGTCAGACAGTGGATCCGAAGCTGGAGACACCAGTCGCAAACGGCACAACTCGAAACAGCGCGACCCTAATGGCAG TTGCGAGGCCAAGCACCTTCGCGAAGGCATCGCTGAGGTCCTCAGGGCGTGGAAGGACTACCAGATCCGGTACATGACCCAGCGTGCCAACGAGGCATCCGAGAAGTCCCAGTCCCCCTCGAAGAACAGGCACGAGTGGTTCGCCATGAGCTACGCGTCGCTCAAGGAAGTCGCTCTCAGAGACGGCAAGGCCGATGCCCCGAGTAGCCCGGGCTACTTCTTCGGCTACCGCATCGAGCCCATTATTCGGTTCAAGACGCATGGAAAAAACGTCAGGATGCACTTCGGACTCCAG GTGCTGCGTGGCGAGCATGACGAGCAGCTCTTGTGGCCCTTCCACCACAACGTGCGGCTGTGGATGATGGTGCCCTCTGGCCAAGCGAGCGGCGGCTGCCCTCTGGAGATTAACGCCGAGGCCGTGGGCGAGCGGTTTTACGCCAGACCCGCAGATGGCGCGCGTGGCAACGGGCCGTGCTTCAGCTCGTCATCCGTGGATCTCAAGGCACTCGAGTCTGGCGGCTTCGTGGAAAACGACcggctgcggctgcgtttcgaagTGCTGCCATAA